In one window of Ovis aries strain OAR_USU_Benz2616 breed Rambouillet chromosome 3, ARS-UI_Ramb_v3.0, whole genome shotgun sequence DNA:
- the DCTN1 gene encoding dynactin subunit 1 isoform X11, which yields MSAEASARPLRVGSRVEVIGKGHRGTVAYVGATLFATGKWVGVILDEAKGKNDGTVQGRKYFTCDEGHGIFVRQSQIQVFEDGADTTSPETPDSSASKVLRREGADSNPKTSKLTTTRRPKPTRPASTGVAGASGSLGPSGSASAGELSSSEPSTPAQTPLAAPIIPTPALTSPGAALPLPSPSKEEEGLRAQVRDLEEKLETLRLKRAEDKAKLKELEKHKIQLEQVQEWKSKMQEQQADLQRRLKEARKEAKEALEAKERYMEEMADTADAIEMATLDKEMAEERAESLQQEAEVLRERVEELTTDLEILKAEIEEKGSDGAASSYQLKQLEEQNARLKDALVRMRDLSSSEKQEHVKLQKLMEKKNQELEVVRQQRERLQEELSQAERTIDELKEQVDAALGAEEMVETLTDRNLDLEEKVRKLKETVGDLEAINEMNDELQENARETELELREQLDMAGAQVRDAQKRVEAAQETVADYQQTIRKYRQLTAHLQDVNRALTNQQEASVERQQQPPPETFDFKIKFAETKAHAKAIEMELRQMEVVQANRHMGLLTAFMPDSFLRPGGDHDCVLVLLLMPRLICKAELIRKQAQEKFELSESCSERPGLRGAAGEQLSFAAGLVYSLSLLQATLHRYEHALSQCSVDVYKKVGSLYPEMSAHERSLDFLIELLHKDQLDETVNVEPLTKAIKYYQHLYSIHLAEQPEDSTMQLADHIKFTQSALDCMSVEVGRLRAFLQGGQEASDIALLLRDLETSCSDTRQFCKKIRRRMPGTDAPGIPSALAFGPQVSDTLLDCRKHLTWVVAVLQEVAAAAAQLIAPLAENEGLPVAALEELAFKASEQIYGAPSSNPYECLRQSCSLLISTMNKLATAMQEGEYDAERPPSKPPPVELRAAALRAEIMDAEGLGLKLEDRETVIKELKKSLKIKGEELSEANVRLSLLEKKLDSAAKDADERIEKVQTRLEETQTLLRKKEKEFEETMDALQADIDQLEAEKAELKQRLNSQSKRTIEGLRGPPPSGIATLVSGIAGEEQQRGGAPGQAPGSVPGPGLVKDSPLLLQQISAMRLHISQLQHENSTLKGAQMKASLAALPPLHVAKLSLPPHEGPGSELAAGALYRKTNQLLETLNQLSACTHVVDITRSNPAAKSPSAQLLEQVAQLKSLSDTIEKLKDEVLKETVSQRPGATVPTDFATFPSSAFLRAKEEQQDDTVYMGKVTFSCAAGLGQRHRLVLTQEQLHQLHDRLIS from the exons ATGAGTGCTGAGGCAAGTGCCCGGCCCCTGCGAGTGGGCTCCCGTGTGGAGGTGATTGGAAAAGGCCACCGTGGCACCGTGGCCTATGTTGGAGCCACACTCTTTGCTACTGGCAAATGGGTAGGTGTGATCCTGGATGAAGCAAAAGGCAAGAATGATGGAACCGTCCAAGGCAGGAAGTACTTCACTTGCGATGAAGGACATGGCATCTTTGTGCGCCAATCCCAG ATCCAGGTATTTGAAGATGGAGCGGATACTACTTCACCAGAGACACCTGATTCCTCTGCCTCAAAGGTCCTCAGAAGAG AGGGAGCTGACTCAAATCCAAAGACCAGCAAACTG ACTACAACTCGGCGGCCCAAG CCCACCCGCCCAGCCAGCACTGGGGTAGCCGGGGCCAGTGGTTCCCTGGGCCCCTCTGGCTCAGCATCAGCAGGTGAGCTGAGCAGCAGTGAGCCCAGCACCCCGGCTCAGACTCCGCTGGCAGCACCCATCATCCCCACGCCGGCCCTCACCTCTCCTGGAGCAGCACTCCCACTTCCTTCCCCCTCTAAG gaagaggaggggctgAGGGCCCAGGTGCGGGACCTGGAGGAGAAGCTGGAGACCCTGCGGCTGAAACGTGCAGAAGACAAGGCAAAACTGAAAGAGCTGGAGAAACACAAGATCCAGCTGGAGCAGGTGCAGGAATGGAAAAGCAAAATGCAGGAGCAGCAGGCAGACCTGCAGCGGCGCCTCAAGGAGGCTCGGAAG GAAGCCAAGGAGGCCCTAGAGGCAAAGGAACGCTACATGGAGGAGATGGCCGACACTGCTGACGCCATCGAGATGGCCACGCTGGACAAGGAGATGGCCGAAGAACGGGCCGAGTCCCTGCAGCAGGAGGCCGAGGTGCTGCGGGAGCGTGTGGAAGAGCTCACTACCGACTTGGAAATCCTCAAAGCTGAGATTGAAGAGAAGG GCTCAGATGGTGCCGCATCCAGTTACCAGCTCAAGCAGCTTGAGGAGCAGAATGCCCGCTTAAAGGATGCCCTCGTGAG AATGCGGGATCTTTCTTCCTCAGAGAAGCAGGAGCACGTGAAACTCCAGAAGCTCATGGAAAAGAAGAACCAAGAGCTGGAAGTTGTGAGGCAACAGCGGGAGCGTCTGCAGGAGGAGCTGAGCCAGGCAGAGCGCACCATTGATGAGCTCAAGGAGCAG GTGGATGCTGCTCTGGGGGCGGAGGAGATGGTAGAGACGCTGACAGACCGGAACCTGGATCTGGAAGAGAAAGTGCGCAAATTGAAGGAGACGGTGGGGGACTTG GAAGCAATAAATGAAATGAACGATGAACTGCAGGAGAACGCCCGTGAGACGGAACTGGAGCTGCGGGAGCAGCTAGATATGGCGGGTGCCCAGGTACGGGACGCCCAGAAGCGTGTGGAAGCGGCCCAGGAGACAGTCGCAGACTATCAGCAGACCATCAGGAAGTACCGCCAGCTGACTGCCCACCTGCAG GACGTGAATCGGGCACTGACAAACCAGCAGGAAGCGTCTGTGGagaggcagcagcagccacctccAGAGACTTTTGACTTCAAGATCAAGTTTGCCGAGACTAAGGCTCATGCTAAG GCAATTGAGATGGAGTTGAGGCAGATGGAGGTGGTCCAGGCCAACCGGCACATGGGCCTGCTGACAGCCTTCATGCCCGACAGCTTCCTTCGGCCGGGCGGGGACCACGACTGCGTCCTGGTGCTGCTGCTCATGCCTCGACTCATTTGCAAG GCAGAGCTAATCCGGAAGCAGGCCCAGGAAAAGTTTGAACTAAGTGAGAGCTGTTCAGAGCGGCCAGGACTTCGAGGCGCTGCAGGGGAGCAGCTCAGCTTTGCTGCTGGGCTGGTGTATTCACTGAGTTTGCTGCAGGCCACACTCCATCGTTACGAGCA TGCCCTCTCTCAGTGCAGTGTGGACGTGTATAAGAAGGTGGGCAGCCTCTACCCTGAGATGAGTGCCCACGAACGCTCCTTGGACTTCCTCATTGAGCTGCTGCACAAGGATCAGCTGGATGAGACTGTCAACGTAGAGCCTCTCACCAAGGCCATCAAGTACTACCAG CATCTATACAGCATCCACCTTGCTGAACAGCCTGAGGACAGTACCATGCAGCTGGCTGACCACATTAAG TTTACCCAGAGTGCCCTGGACTGCATGAGTGTGGAGGTGGGACGGCTACGGGCCTTCTTGCAG GGTGGACAGGAGGCTTCAGATATTGCCCTCCTGCTCCGGGACCTGGAAACTTCGTGCAGTGATACCCGGCAGTTCTGCAAGAAGATCCGGCGGCGGATGCCAGGGACGGATGCACCTGGGATCCCGTCTGCACTGGCCTTTGGACCACAG GTGTCCGACACACTCCTCGACTGCAGAAAGCATTTGACGTGGGTGGTGGCAGTGCTGCAGGAGGTGGCAGCAGCTGCTGCCCAGCTCATTGCCCCCCTGGCAGAGAACGAGGGACTGCCTGTGGCTGCCCTGGAGGAGCTGGCTTTCAAAGCAAGCGAGCAG ATCTACGGGGCCCCCTCCAGCAACCCCTATGAGTGTCTGCGCCAGTCATGCAGCCTCCTCATCAGCACTATGAACAAGTTGGCCACAGCCATGCAGGAGGGAGAGTACGATGCCGAGCGGCCCCCTAGCAAG CCTCCCCCAGTTGAGCTGCGGGCTGCAGCACTTCGTGCAGAGATCATGGATGCTGAAGGCCTGGGTTTGAAGCTTGAAGATCGAGAGACAGTTATTAAAGAGCTGAAGAAGTCACTGAAGATCAAG GGGGAAGAGCTCAGTGAGGCCAATGTGCGGCTGAGCCTCCTGGAGAAGAAGCTGGACAGTGCTGCCAAGGATGCTGATGAGCGCATTGAGAAAGTCCAGACTCGGCTGGAGGAGACCCAGACACTGCTGCGGAAGAAGGAGAA AGAGTTTGAGGAGACCATGGATGCACTTCAGGCTGACATCGACCAGCTGGAGGCAGAGAAGGCAGAGTTAAAGCAGCGATTGAACAGCCAGTCCAAGCGCACGATTGAGGGGCTGCGGGGGCCCCCTCCCTCGGGTATTGCCACCCTGGTCTCTGGCATTGCTGGGG AAGAACAGCAGCGAG GAGGTGCCCCTGGGCAGGCTCCGGGGTCTGTGCCAGGCCCAGGGCTGGTGAAGGACTCTCCACTGCTGCTTCAGCAGATCTCTGCCATGAGGCTGCACATCTCCCAGCTTCAGCACGAGAACAGCACCCTCAAG GGAGCCCAGATGAAGGCATCCTTAGCAGCCCTGCCCCCTCTGCACGTGGCCAAACTCTCTCTCCCGCCCCACGAGGGCCCTGGCAGCGAGCTTGCTGCTGGAGCGCTGTATCGTAAGACCAACCAGCTGCTGGAGACACTGAATCAGTTGAGCGCATGCACGCACGTAGTGGACATCACTCGCTCCAACCCTG CTGCCAAGAGCCCATCGGCCCAGCTCCTGGAGCAGGTGGCTCAGCTCAAGTCCCTAAGCGACACCATTGAGAAGCTCAAG GATGAGGTTCTTAAGGAGACTGTATCTCAGCGCCCTGGAGCCACGGTCCCCACTGACTTTGCCACCTTCCCTTCATCAGCCTTCCTCAGG GCCAAGGAAGAGCAGCAGGATGACACTGTGTACATGGGCAAAGTGACCTTCTCGTGCGCGGCTGGCCTTGGGCAGCGACACCGGCTGGTGCTCACCCAGGAGCAGCTGCACCAGCTCCACGACCGCCTCATCTCCTAA
- the DCTN1 gene encoding dynactin subunit 1 isoform X10 gives MSAEASARPLRVGSRVEVIGKGHRGTVAYVGATLFATGKWVGVILDEAKGKNDGTVQGRKYFTCDEGHGIFVRQSQIQVFEDGADTTSPETPDSSASKVLRREGADSNPKTSKLRGLKPKKTTTRRPKPTRPASTGVAGASGSLGPSGSASAGELSSSEPSTPAQTPLAAPIIPTPALTSPGAALPLPSPSKEEEGLRAQVRDLEEKLETLRLKRAEDKAKLKELEKHKIQLEQVQEWKSKMQEQQADLQRRLKEARKEAKEALEAKERYMEEMADTADAIEMATLDKEMAEERAESLQQEAEVLRERVEELTTDLEILKAEIEEKGSDGAASSYQLKQLEEQNARLKDALVRMRDLSSSEKQEHVKLQKLMEKKNQELEVVRQQRERLQEELSQAERTIDELKEQVDAALGAEEMVETLTDRNLDLEEKVRKLKETVGDLEAINEMNDELQENARETELELREQLDMAGAQVRDAQKRVEAAQETVADYQQTIRKYRQLTAHLQDVNRALTNQQEASVERQQQPPPETFDFKIKFAETKAHAKAIEMELRQMEVVQANRHMGLLTAFMPDSFLRPGGDHDCVLVLLLMPRLICKAELIRKQAQEKFELSESCSERPGLRGAAGEQLSFAAGLVYSLSLLQATLHRYEHALSQCSVDVYKKVGSLYPEMSAHERSLDFLIELLHKDQLDETVNVEPLTKAIKYYQHLYSIHLAEQPEDSTMQLADHIKFTQSALDCMSVEVGRLRAFLQGGQEASDIALLLRDLETSCSDTRQFCKKIRRRMPGTDAPGIPSALAFGPQVSDTLLDCRKHLTWVVAVLQEVAAAAAQLIAPLAENEGLPVAALEELAFKASEQIYGAPSSNPYECLRQSCSLLISTMNKLATAMQEGEYDAERPPSKPPPVELRAAALRAEIMDAEGLGLKLEDRETVIKELKKSLKIKGEELSEANVRLSLLEKKLDSAAKDADERIEKVQTRLEETQTLLRKKEKEFEETMDALQADIDQLEAEKAELKQRLNSQSKRTIEGLRGPPPSGIATLVSGIAGGGAPGQAPGSVPGPGLVKDSPLLLQQISAMRLHISQLQHENSTLKGAQMKASLAALPPLHVAKLSLPPHEGPGSELAAGALYRKTNQLLETLNQLSACTHVVDITRSNPAAKSPSAQLLEQVAQLKSLSDTIEKLKDEVLKETVSQRPGATVPTDFATFPSSAFLRAKEEQQDDTVYMGKVTFSCAAGLGQRHRLVLTQEQLHQLHDRLIS, from the exons ATGAGTGCTGAGGCAAGTGCCCGGCCCCTGCGAGTGGGCTCCCGTGTGGAGGTGATTGGAAAAGGCCACCGTGGCACCGTGGCCTATGTTGGAGCCACACTCTTTGCTACTGGCAAATGGGTAGGTGTGATCCTGGATGAAGCAAAAGGCAAGAATGATGGAACCGTCCAAGGCAGGAAGTACTTCACTTGCGATGAAGGACATGGCATCTTTGTGCGCCAATCCCAG ATCCAGGTATTTGAAGATGGAGCGGATACTACTTCACCAGAGACACCTGATTCCTCTGCCTCAAAGGTCCTCAGAAGAG AGGGAGCTGACTCAAATCCAAAGACCAGCAAACTG CGGGGACTGAAGCCTAAGAAG ACTACAACTCGGCGGCCCAAG CCCACCCGCCCAGCCAGCACTGGGGTAGCCGGGGCCAGTGGTTCCCTGGGCCCCTCTGGCTCAGCATCAGCAGGTGAGCTGAGCAGCAGTGAGCCCAGCACCCCGGCTCAGACTCCGCTGGCAGCACCCATCATCCCCACGCCGGCCCTCACCTCTCCTGGAGCAGCACTCCCACTTCCTTCCCCCTCTAAG gaagaggaggggctgAGGGCCCAGGTGCGGGACCTGGAGGAGAAGCTGGAGACCCTGCGGCTGAAACGTGCAGAAGACAAGGCAAAACTGAAAGAGCTGGAGAAACACAAGATCCAGCTGGAGCAGGTGCAGGAATGGAAAAGCAAAATGCAGGAGCAGCAGGCAGACCTGCAGCGGCGCCTCAAGGAGGCTCGGAAG GAAGCCAAGGAGGCCCTAGAGGCAAAGGAACGCTACATGGAGGAGATGGCCGACACTGCTGACGCCATCGAGATGGCCACGCTGGACAAGGAGATGGCCGAAGAACGGGCCGAGTCCCTGCAGCAGGAGGCCGAGGTGCTGCGGGAGCGTGTGGAAGAGCTCACTACCGACTTGGAAATCCTCAAAGCTGAGATTGAAGAGAAGG GCTCAGATGGTGCCGCATCCAGTTACCAGCTCAAGCAGCTTGAGGAGCAGAATGCCCGCTTAAAGGATGCCCTCGTGAG AATGCGGGATCTTTCTTCCTCAGAGAAGCAGGAGCACGTGAAACTCCAGAAGCTCATGGAAAAGAAGAACCAAGAGCTGGAAGTTGTGAGGCAACAGCGGGAGCGTCTGCAGGAGGAGCTGAGCCAGGCAGAGCGCACCATTGATGAGCTCAAGGAGCAG GTGGATGCTGCTCTGGGGGCGGAGGAGATGGTAGAGACGCTGACAGACCGGAACCTGGATCTGGAAGAGAAAGTGCGCAAATTGAAGGAGACGGTGGGGGACTTG GAAGCAATAAATGAAATGAACGATGAACTGCAGGAGAACGCCCGTGAGACGGAACTGGAGCTGCGGGAGCAGCTAGATATGGCGGGTGCCCAGGTACGGGACGCCCAGAAGCGTGTGGAAGCGGCCCAGGAGACAGTCGCAGACTATCAGCAGACCATCAGGAAGTACCGCCAGCTGACTGCCCACCTGCAG GACGTGAATCGGGCACTGACAAACCAGCAGGAAGCGTCTGTGGagaggcagcagcagccacctccAGAGACTTTTGACTTCAAGATCAAGTTTGCCGAGACTAAGGCTCATGCTAAG GCAATTGAGATGGAGTTGAGGCAGATGGAGGTGGTCCAGGCCAACCGGCACATGGGCCTGCTGACAGCCTTCATGCCCGACAGCTTCCTTCGGCCGGGCGGGGACCACGACTGCGTCCTGGTGCTGCTGCTCATGCCTCGACTCATTTGCAAG GCAGAGCTAATCCGGAAGCAGGCCCAGGAAAAGTTTGAACTAAGTGAGAGCTGTTCAGAGCGGCCAGGACTTCGAGGCGCTGCAGGGGAGCAGCTCAGCTTTGCTGCTGGGCTGGTGTATTCACTGAGTTTGCTGCAGGCCACACTCCATCGTTACGAGCA TGCCCTCTCTCAGTGCAGTGTGGACGTGTATAAGAAGGTGGGCAGCCTCTACCCTGAGATGAGTGCCCACGAACGCTCCTTGGACTTCCTCATTGAGCTGCTGCACAAGGATCAGCTGGATGAGACTGTCAACGTAGAGCCTCTCACCAAGGCCATCAAGTACTACCAG CATCTATACAGCATCCACCTTGCTGAACAGCCTGAGGACAGTACCATGCAGCTGGCTGACCACATTAAG TTTACCCAGAGTGCCCTGGACTGCATGAGTGTGGAGGTGGGACGGCTACGGGCCTTCTTGCAG GGTGGACAGGAGGCTTCAGATATTGCCCTCCTGCTCCGGGACCTGGAAACTTCGTGCAGTGATACCCGGCAGTTCTGCAAGAAGATCCGGCGGCGGATGCCAGGGACGGATGCACCTGGGATCCCGTCTGCACTGGCCTTTGGACCACAG GTGTCCGACACACTCCTCGACTGCAGAAAGCATTTGACGTGGGTGGTGGCAGTGCTGCAGGAGGTGGCAGCAGCTGCTGCCCAGCTCATTGCCCCCCTGGCAGAGAACGAGGGACTGCCTGTGGCTGCCCTGGAGGAGCTGGCTTTCAAAGCAAGCGAGCAG ATCTACGGGGCCCCCTCCAGCAACCCCTATGAGTGTCTGCGCCAGTCATGCAGCCTCCTCATCAGCACTATGAACAAGTTGGCCACAGCCATGCAGGAGGGAGAGTACGATGCCGAGCGGCCCCCTAGCAAG CCTCCCCCAGTTGAGCTGCGGGCTGCAGCACTTCGTGCAGAGATCATGGATGCTGAAGGCCTGGGTTTGAAGCTTGAAGATCGAGAGACAGTTATTAAAGAGCTGAAGAAGTCACTGAAGATCAAG GGGGAAGAGCTCAGTGAGGCCAATGTGCGGCTGAGCCTCCTGGAGAAGAAGCTGGACAGTGCTGCCAAGGATGCTGATGAGCGCATTGAGAAAGTCCAGACTCGGCTGGAGGAGACCCAGACACTGCTGCGGAAGAAGGAGAA AGAGTTTGAGGAGACCATGGATGCACTTCAGGCTGACATCGACCAGCTGGAGGCAGAGAAGGCAGAGTTAAAGCAGCGATTGAACAGCCAGTCCAAGCGCACGATTGAGGGGCTGCGGGGGCCCCCTCCCTCGGGTATTGCCACCCTGGTCTCTGGCATTGCTGGGG GAGGTGCCCCTGGGCAGGCTCCGGGGTCTGTGCCAGGCCCAGGGCTGGTGAAGGACTCTCCACTGCTGCTTCAGCAGATCTCTGCCATGAGGCTGCACATCTCCCAGCTTCAGCACGAGAACAGCACCCTCAAG GGAGCCCAGATGAAGGCATCCTTAGCAGCCCTGCCCCCTCTGCACGTGGCCAAACTCTCTCTCCCGCCCCACGAGGGCCCTGGCAGCGAGCTTGCTGCTGGAGCGCTGTATCGTAAGACCAACCAGCTGCTGGAGACACTGAATCAGTTGAGCGCATGCACGCACGTAGTGGACATCACTCGCTCCAACCCTG CTGCCAAGAGCCCATCGGCCCAGCTCCTGGAGCAGGTGGCTCAGCTCAAGTCCCTAAGCGACACCATTGAGAAGCTCAAG GATGAGGTTCTTAAGGAGACTGTATCTCAGCGCCCTGGAGCCACGGTCCCCACTGACTTTGCCACCTTCCCTTCATCAGCCTTCCTCAGG GCCAAGGAAGAGCAGCAGGATGACACTGTGTACATGGGCAAAGTGACCTTCTCGTGCGCGGCTGGCCTTGGGCAGCGACACCGGCTGGTGCTCACCCAGGAGCAGCTGCACCAGCTCCACGACCGCCTCATCTCCTAA